The Oryza glaberrima chromosome 9, OglaRS2, whole genome shotgun sequence genome includes a window with the following:
- the LOC127783875 gene encoding F-box protein At1g10780-like: MEGGGGGGGTDMNAVPDGVVQHVLSMLSNVRDVAACACVCRRWRECVPYLPALFFPRNAFDTAAAAGGAADDAIGRMVRSVERLRELVIYCPFSMARLPEWLALRSTSLRVLELRMDAAAADKAEDGGYLDCIGLARGLEELRLWGVSLTAAPAWGRLDKLRVLEIVGAPLEDSAVKDAISACPNLTDLSLLGCDCSGAVSIELALLERCRLDFLGAGNCSLSLAAPRVESLEVQGFTWITLRGGHSLRRLSIAKSTGRVYKVDTGKLPDLEHLSLRGVQWSWAAVSSVLQCARDVKHLVMKIEFSGDFDALQPFPEVDLVDFFNSHPNLRKFDIHGAMFAALCQKNSLKNLDARFCIPCLEEVLITVRSPLNAEQKLNTLESLVKYSVRLRSMVIRISQMKNCHDAADDFFEEICKFKYMNNKKVRVE; this comes from the exons atggagggcggcggcggcggaggcggtacGGACATGAACGCCGTGCCGGATGGCGTCGTGCAGCACGTCCTGTCGATGCTCAGCAACGTCCGCGACGTGGCGGCGTGCGCCTGCGTGTGCCGCCGCTGGCGCGAGTGCGTGCCGTACCTGCCGGCGCTCTTCTTCCCGAGGAACGCCTTCgacacggccgcggcggcggggggcgccgCGGACGACGCCATCGGGCGGATGGTGAGGTCCGTCGAGCGGCTCCGGGAGCTGGTCATCTACTGCCCCTTCTCCATGGCCCGCCTGCCCGAGTGGCTGGCCCTGCGGAGCACCTCGCTCAGGGTGCTCGAGCTGCggatggacgccgccgccgccgataaggcggaggacggcgggtACCTGGACTGCATTGGCCTGGCCAGGGGCCTGGAGGAGCTCAGGCTCTGGGGGGTCTCGCTCACGGCCGCGCCGGCGTGGGGCCGGCTGGACAAGCTCCGCGTGCTGGAGATCGTCGGCGCCCCGCTAGAGGACAGCGCCGTGAAGGACGCCATCTCCGCGTGCCCCAACCTCACCGACCTGTCGCTGCTTGGATGCGACTGCTCGGGCGCGGTGTCCATCGAACTCGCGCTGCTCGAGCGATGCCGGCTTGACTTCCTCGGAGCCGGCAACTGCTCCCTCTCGCTCGCCGCTCCCCGCGTCGAGTCACTCGAGGTCCAGGGCTTCACCTGGATTACTCTGCGCGGTGGTCacagcctccgccgcctctcaaTCGCCAAAAGCACAG GGAGGGTGTACAAGGTGGACACCGGGAAGCTCCCAGATCTGGAGCACCTCTCTCTACGCGGTGTCCAGTGGAGCTGGGCTGCAGTAAGCTCTGTGCTGCAGTGTGCGAGGGATGTGAAGCACCTAGTGATGAAAATTGAGTTCAGTGGCGACTTTGACGCGCTCCAGCCATTCCCGGAAGTCGATTTGGTCGACTTCTTCAACAGCCACCCGAATCTCCGCAAGTTTGATATTCATGGTGCCATGTTTGCTGCTCTGTGCCAGAAAAACAGCTTGAAGAAT TTAGATGCAAGGTTCTGCATCCCTTGCTTGGAAGAGGTTTTGATCACAGTGCGCTCACCACTAAATGCTGAGCAGAAGCTGAACACCCTCGAGTCGCTTGTGAAGTATAGCGTGAGGCTGCGCTCTATGGTCATCAGAATCTCGCAGATGAAGAATTGCCATGATGCCGCTGATGATTTCTTTGAGGAGATATGTAAGTTCAAATACATGAACAACAAGAAAGTCCGGGTTGAATAA
- the LOC127783876 gene encoding alpha carbonic anhydrase 7-like, which yields MASIPKSFSLHDTASSPRNPRTMARARRGRQNAAASPPSLALQLQVASLVIVFVFAFSSAITPTRADHVEGHKSHEMFGYENDATGPAKWGSLHKEWAVCGDGKKQSPIDITTVEPQKVKEPLMQAYKAGATTIQNRGHDYMLKWKDGNSKLTVQGKEYTLKQVHWHEPSEHTINGTRFDAEMHMVHEDPSMARAVVSVLLSTKAGQPNAVLTEMAPHFKNLAGKEKAEEEVKEPVDPSTWVDKTSGYYRYDGSLTTPPCTEGVIWTIMSKIGDASKEQIDLLKTVATTVEPNARPAQKLNDRIVRYFEV from the exons ATGGCGTCTATTCCAAAATCCTTTTCCCTCCACGACACCGCTTCCAGCCCACGCAACCCTCGAACAATGGCGAGGGCTCGCCGGGGACGACAAaacgccgccgcatcgccgccgtcgctggcccTGCAGCTGCAGGTGGCCAGCctcgtcatcgtcttcgtcttcgccttctcctccgccatcaCGCCTACACGAGCTGATCATGTAGAAGGAC ACAAGTCGCACGAGATGTTTGGCTACGAAAACGACGCGACGGGGCCGGCGAAGTGGGGCTCGCTGCACAAGGAGTGGGCCGTCTGCGGCGACGGCAAGAAGCAGTCGCCGATCGACATCACCACGGTGGAGCCGCAGAAAGTGAAGGAGCCGCTGATGCAAGCCTACAAGGCCGGCGCCACCACCATTCAGAACCGAGGCCACGACTACATG CTGAAATGGAAAGATGGGAATAGCAAGCTGACGGTCCAAGGGAAGGAGTACACGCTCAAGCAGGTGCACTGGCATGAACCCTCCGAGCACACAATCAACGGAACCAG GTTCGACGCAGAGATGCACATGGTTCACGAGGACCCCAGCATGGCGAGAGCCGTCGTCTCTGTGCTGTTGAGCACCAAAGCAGGCCAACCCAACGCAGTGCTCACCGAG ATGGCGCCACATTTCAAGAACCTTGCGGGTAAAGAGAAGGCCGAGGAGGAAGTGAAGGAGCCTGTTGATCCATCGACCTGGGTAGATAAAACCTCAGGCTACTACAGATACGACGGCTCCCTCACAACACCGCCTTGCACTGAAGGAGTGATCTGGACGATCATGAGCAAG ATAGGAGATGCATCGAAGGAGCAGATTGACTTGCTCAAGACAGTGGCTACG ACTGTGGAACCAAATGCACGGCCAGCTCAGAAACTCAACGATCGAATTGTGAGGTACTTTGAAGTTTAA
- the LOC127785191 gene encoding mitochondrial phosphate carrier protein 3, mitochondrial-like has product MAPRNSLLPSFLYDGVGGGGGGAPAVVAGAPSEPPFGMIELFSPAYYSACAFGGAAACGLTHAAVTPLDVIKCNIQIDPTKYKSTTSAFGVVMREQGARGFYRGWAPTFLGYSAQGAFKYGLYEVFKKEYADMAGPEYAARYKTLIYLAGSATAEVAADVALCPMEAVKVRVQTQPGYARGLSDGFPKIVRNESYAGLFRGLVPLWGRQIPYTMMKFATYENIVEMAYKHLIPTPKEQCSKPLQLGVSFGSGYIAGVFCAAVSHPADNLVSFLNNSKGATVGDAVKNLGLWGLFTRGLPLRILMIGTLTGTQWVIYDSFKVMVGLPTTGGAPAPAAIPIGELAELKASA; this is encoded by the exons ATGGCGCCGCGCAACTCGCTGCTCCCGAGCTTCCTCtacgacggggtcggcggcggcggcgggggcgcgccgGCGGTCGTCGCGGGGGCGCCGAGCGAGCCGCCGTTCGGGATGATCGAGCTGTTCTCGCCGGCATACTACTCCGCCTGCGCCTTCGGCGGGGCCGCCGCGTGCGGGCTCACCCACGCCGCCGTGACCCCGCTCGACGTCATCAAATGCAACATACAG ATCGACCCGACCAAGTACAAGAGCACGACGTCGGCGTTCGGCGTCGTGATGCGGGAGCAGGGCGCGCGCGGCTTCTACAGGGGGTGGGCGCCGACGTTCCTCGGCTACAGCGCGCAGGGGGCGTTCAAGTACGGCCTGTACGAGGTGTTCAAGAAGGAGTACGCCGACATGGCCGGGCCGGAGTACGCCGCCAGGTACAAGACCCTCATCTACCTCGCCGGCTCGGCCACCGCCGAAGTGGCCGCCGACGTCGCGCTCTGCCCCATGGAGGCCGTCAAGGTCCGCGTGCAGACGCAGCCCGGCTACGCCAGGGGGCTCAGCGACGGCTTCCCAAAGATCGTCAGGAACGAAAGCTATGCAgg TCTGTTCAGAGGCTTGGTTCCGCTTTGGGGGCGTCAGATTCCTT ATACTATGATGAAATTTGCGACGTACGAGAACATCGTGGAGATGGCATACAAGCATCTCATCCCCACACCGAAGGAGCAATGCAGCAAGCCTCTGCAGCTTGGAGTCAGCTTCGGGAGTGGCTACATTGCTGGAGTCTTCTGCGCCGCCGTCTCGCACCCTGCTGACAACTTGGTCTCGTTTCTCAACAACTCCAAGGGCGCCACCGTTGGAGAT GCTGTCAAGAACCTTGGCCTCTGGGGCCTTTTCACCCGCGGCCTTCCTCTTCGCATCCTCATGATCGGTACACTGACTGGAACTCAGTGGGTGATCTATGATTCTTTCAAAGTTATGGTTGGCCT GCCAACAACTGGTggtgctcctgctcctgctgctaTCCCAATCGGAGAACTGGCAGAGCTGAAAGCCTCTGCTTGA